A window from Arcobacter sp. CECT 8983 encodes these proteins:
- a CDS encoding shikimate kinase: MSKKNNIILIGFMGVGKGTVARALVKSSDYFAIDTDDLIESVENKTVKKIFKDESEAYFRNLEKKCALWLEKNVDNTIISTGGGFFKQENIHKIGTIIYLESSFEGILNRIHSAPNAKSKLKKRPLLSNLDEAKKLYNQRVEDYKRVSDITVNVENKDLNLIVEEILGKVNENN, from the coding sequence TTGAGTAAAAAAAATAATATTATTCTTATTGGTTTTATGGGAGTTGGTAAGGGAACAGTTGCAAGAGCCTTAGTTAAGTCAAGTGATTACTTTGCAATTGATACTGATGATTTAATTGAAAGTGTTGAGAATAAAACAGTTAAAAAAATATTTAAAGATGAGAGTGAAGCTTATTTTAGAAACTTAGAAAAGAAGTGTGCTCTTTGGCTTGAAAAAAATGTTGATAATACAATTATCTCAACAGGTGGAGGTTTCTTTAAACAAGAAAATATCCATAAAATAGGAACAATAATCTATTTAGAATCAAGCTTTGAAGGGATTTTAAATAGAATACATTCTGCACCTAATGCAAAATCAAAACTTAAGAAACGACCACTTTTAAGTAACCTTGATGAAGCTAAAAAGCTTTATAATCAAAGAGTTGAAGATTACAAAAGAGTTTCTGATATAACAGTAAATGTTGAAAACAAAGATTTGAACTTAATAGTAGAAGAAATTTTAGGAAAAGTAAATGAAAATAA